The Vitis vinifera cultivar Pinot Noir 40024 chromosome 16, ASM3070453v1 DNA segment GTTTTGTCAAACAGGAGTTCTCTCATAATGCTAAAAATGTGATTGTAATTTGCTCACGATCCCAACATATCTCCATTAAAGTTTATACCTGATTGTGTTacaataccattttttttataaaaaaaaattatatctacacacacacacacatatatatgtatgtatgtatgaatgtatgtatgtatgtatgtatgtatgtatgtatatatattaacaaaatggtttttattgttGAAGAAATGAATGATGTTTAGGCACATAATGTATTTCTGACTCATCTGTTAAGTGATATTTCATTACCATTGTAACTCCCATGTAGGTGTTGTATCATTTCAACTCAAAAGCTTGTGTCTCCTCCTCTCTGTTTGTATAGTCAAATGTGGTGATTTTCATTGCCTAATCTCATCTAAGTGATTTCCCTGGTTTTCTACATGTGGTGGATAATTCCAATGTCAATAGCTCATTACCCCAATTTCAAGACAATTTCAGCTGTTAATTTTTTCTGTCTGTATCTCAGGTTGGCGATGATGAGTTTGGTCATATGTTGGCTGacattttgaagaaaaacaaTGTCAACAATTCTGGCATGCGGTTTGATCACAGTGCAAGGACTGCACTAGCATTTGTTTCACTCAGAGCTGATGGTGAAcgagaatttttgtttttccgtAATCCAAGCGCTGATATGCTTTTCCATGAATCAGAACTTGATTTAAAACTTCTTGAGCAGGTATGTATGCGAGtgtacattttttcttttccttaatttttattgTGAAATGGAGCAcaacctttttgttttttctttttttcttttctagcaGAGGAGCTAATTTGGttaaaaattttgcattttctaaataattttgaatgtaGGCAAAAATCTTTCACTATGGttcaattagtttgattgagGAACCATGTAGGTCAACTCATCTTGCTGCAATGACCATTGCCAAAAAGGCTGGTAGCATCCTTTCGTATGATCCGAATCTTAGATTGAAACTATGGCCATCAGCAGAGGCTGCTAGGAAGGGAATAATGAGTGTATGGGACAAAGCAGATATCATTAAGGTATGGTTTTGAAATGCTGAGATTAGCTGAGGTTCTGAATTTATTTGCTTCTGCTACTGCtaatataatatcttttttattatatattagcATGACATAAGGATAGAAATAGAATGGCTCTATGACTATATTATAGACCTGATCATGTATTCCTTTATGAACTTTCAGGTAAGTGAGGATGAAATTACATTCTTAACTGGTGGTGATGATCCTTGTGATGACAATGTTGTGTTAAAGAAGCTTTTTCATCCTAACCTCAAGCTTTTGGTCGTGACTGAAGGGTCAGAGGGTTGCAGATATTATACTAAGGTATATTTTTTGATCTATATGTGGTGCTGAATTTAGAACTTTTACAACGACACTTTCTTCTGCTTCTGTTGGGAAACAAGAAGTTGTATTTATGTTTCCTGAACCATGTGTGTGAACTTCTCGGTTGTTTTCTTCATAAATGACCTTGTTGATTAAAATACTGCACACCTTTAGAAAGTGAATAACCTGATGTATGAGTTCATATTATTGTGAACCTGAATTGAATTTATGACAATTTGTTCAGCATGGTAGTTGatgattatattaaaaaataaaatataaaagtaaaaacttTATATTGTTTGCATTTAACTGATAAATGCTAACATATGGCTGGTTCCATTACTTCTCTGCATTATGACTGTACTATAAGCttgttgacatgaacaacaTATTGTAGAAATTTCGGGGTAGGGTTGCTGGTATTAAAGTTAAAGCTGTTGACACAACTGGTGCTGGTGATGCATTTGTAAGTGGGATCCTCAGCAATATAGCTTCAGACATAAATCTCTATCAGGTACCCTTATTTCTTATACGAATTGAATGGTTTCATTTGGTTATCTCTTGTTTCACATTTctcatttcatatatttttatattgttgtaGAAAAATGTCGGAATCCTGTTACAACCTTGTGTTccacatatttttagttttcttactTTTGCCTCTCTTTGTTTCAACATTCTGAATGTTTTGGTGTAAAATATTCTGACGGAAAGCCACATTTTATCACATAATTTTAGACCCTCTCTTTTgactcattttaaaaattttttaattggCATGTTTAGTTGTTTCTCTGAGACAAATATATTGCTTAAAGAATGTTGAATGTTGTTGAACTTGTATTCTATTCATTGTTATGGAGACATGGATATATGTCACATTCAATTGATGATTCACATATACAGATGAAGAACTGCATAGTCAGTCAGTGGTTTGTAATCATGGGTATTTTCGCCCTGTTTCTGTGATAACTGTAAGAAGatatctcaaataattttctttcctgAACATGGTCTTGGTTGATCAATGCAATGTGCGAATTCTAGGTTTCAAGATTAGCATTTGAGGTACATTTGATTTGAAGTTccctttataaattttcttataattttttactaACTGAAATCAGGGGAAAAACCCCTCAAATAAGAAAACAAGTAGTGGACTAGTGTAAAATGGGATTACTGCTCTATGCGGGTCCTTGAAGAAACATGAATCTTTCTTCATGATAGTGTGGAACAAATCCAGCGCTAGCAATTTGTCATTAAGCTTCAATTTTCACTCCTAGGAATGCCAATTTTTTTAGGACTATGGAGTAGGCCTAATTCTCTTGAGGTGGCTACGAACTCTGAAATTTGAACTTACTGAAACTATGCAAAAGTAGTCAAAGGAGTTGAAGGATTCAGCCATTAAATCTGGTGCTGTGCTACTCCAGGATGAGTGTTTTCTCCTCCTTTGGCTATTTACCTGATCTCCTTCTCGTATGATGTATGTTTTGGGTCAATATGGATTTTAGATGTTCTTCTTCACTTACTAAAGGAACCATATAAGAAAACTTGAAAATCATTAACGAGAACATATTTTCTTAAATGTTACCATCATAATTTACTTGAAATGTTGGCAGGACGAAAAACGGTTAAGAGAAGCTCTTGTTTTTGCAAATGTATGCGGCGCCCTCAcagtgagagagagaggagcGATTCCAGCGCTCCCCAACAAAGAGGCAGTCCTCAAGATGTTGCAAAACATCCCAGAATGATAAAATGAGGCACAAACAACAATCCTAGCTGATGTCTTGTCCTTTCTTCATTGTACTAAAACTAATGGTTAGGAATGGGCTGTTTCCtcttttaatttgtttgttgGTTTAGGCATCTCTGCTCTTTTTCTTGTGAAGGAAATGTTGCTGTAGCTTATAAGCCCCACCTTCTCTGGGTTGGGTTATGGTGCATGAGAACTTGCATAGGTGTTTTCATTCAAGTGTTGTAAATGCAAGAATTATGAATAAATTGTTTTGCTTCTAAAGGTAGAGTAGAGAAACTTTTTAAGTCCCTTTTGGTTCTTTCCTAGAATGATTTTCTTGCCtaatggaaaaaggaaaataacataaaataatggTACTCCTTTGTATTGTGTTTGTTTTTCCCTAGTGGTCAATGTTTTAagtcacttatttttttataggccataattttttatattttaaaacatttattgaaGAAGAGGAACAAAGGCACAAGAAGGATGGATGA contains these protein-coding regions:
- the LOC100250938 gene encoding probable fructokinase-7, giving the protein MAKNPTSGNYEDLPLNTGGADNKSSLVVCFGEMLIDFVPTVGGVSLAEAPAFKKAAGGAPANVAVGISKLGGSSAFIGKVGDDEFGHMLADILKKNNVNNSGMRFDHSARTALAFVSLRADGEREFLFFRNPSADMLFHESELDLKLLEQAKIFHYGSISLIEEPCRSTHLAAMTIAKKAGSILSYDPNLRLKLWPSAEAARKGIMSVWDKADIIKVSEDEITFLTGGDDPCDDNVVLKKLFHPNLKLLVVTEGSEGCRYYTKKFRGRVAGIKVKAVDTTGAGDAFVSGILSNIASDINLYQDEKRLREALVFANVCGALTVRERGAIPALPNKEAVLKMLQNIPE